In Papaver somniferum cultivar HN1 chromosome 1, ASM357369v1, whole genome shotgun sequence, a genomic segment contains:
- the LOC113298183 gene encoding uncharacterized protein ycf39-like encodes MASSRCTALPTQLTTPRRHLRKPSSSVSLSWRRNLAQDNFVQVSSSSSVTSSSSFSSQGNGSIKCTTERTVVTNLAPGTPVRPTSILVVGATGTLGRQVVRRALDEGYDVRCLVRPRPAPADFLRDWGATVVNADLSKPETIPATLVGIHTVIDCATGRPEEPIKTVDWEGKVALIQCAKAMGIQKYVFFSIHNCDKHPEVPLMEIKYCTEKFIQDAGLPYITIRLCGFMQGLIGQYAVPILEDKAVWGTDAPTRIAYMDTQDIARLTFIALRNEKIDNKLLTFAGPRAWTTQEVITLCERLAGQDANVTTVPVSVLKFTRQLTRLFEWTSDVADRLGFSEVLTSDTVFSVPMNETYSLLGVDQKDIITLEKYLQDYFTNILKKLKDLKASSRQSDYYI; translated from the exons ATGGCTTCGTCAAGGTGCACCGCTCTTCCTACTCAGCTCACCACTCCCCGTCGCCATCTCAGAAAACCTTCTTCTTCAGTGTCCCTGTCTTGGAGACGCAATTTAGCACAAGACAACTTCGTTCaagtttcttcatcatcatccgtaacttcatcctcttctttctcctctcAAG GAAACGGAAGTATAAAATGCACAACGGAAAGAACAGTAGTAACAAATTTAGCACCAGGTACACCTGTTAGACCAACGAGTATACTAGTTGTTGGAGCTACCGGAACTTTGGGTCGTCAGGTTGTGAGACGGGCACTTGATGAAGGTTATGATGTTAGATGTCTTGTGAGACCAAGACCTGCTCCTGCTGATTTCCTTCGTGATTGGGGTGCGACTGTTGTCAAT GCAGATCTTAGCAAGCCAGAAACAATACCAGCAACATTAGTAGGCATTCATACAGTAATTGACTGTGCAACAGGACGTCCCGAAGAACCCATAAAAACG GTAGATTGGGAAGGAAAAGTTGCTTTAATACAATGTGCAAAAGCAATGGGAATCCAGAAGTATGTTTTCTTTTCCATCCACAACTGCGACAAACATCCAGAAGTCCCTCTAATGGAGATCAAATATTGTACTGAGAAGTTTATACAAGATGCAGGTCTACCCTACATAACTATTCGGTTATGTGGTTTCATGCAG GGACTAATTGGGCAGTATGCAGTGCCTATACTGGAAGACAAGGCTGTTTGGGGAACTGATGCTCCAACACGAATCGCTTACATGGATACCCAG GATATAGCTCGACTAACATTTATAGCTCTGCGTAATGAgaaaattgacaacaagcttcTCACATTTGCTGGGCCACGCGCGTGGACAACCCAAGAG GTGATAACATTGTGCGAGAGGCTTGCTGGGCAAGATGCAAATGTAACAACAGTTCCTGTCTCAGTCTTGAAATTTACAAGGCAATTGACACGGTTGTTTGAGTGGACAAGTGATGTTGCTGATAGACTGGGATTTTCAGAG GTTCTCACAAGCGATACGGTTTTCTCAGTTCCTATGAATGAGACATATAGCCTACTTGGGGTGGACCAAAAGGATATCATAACACTTGAGAAGTATTTGCAGGATTATTTCACAAACatattgaagaaattgaaagacctGAAAGCATCGTCTAGACAATCCGACTACTACATCTGA